A window of Neisseria canis contains these coding sequences:
- the tssB gene encoding type VI secretion system contractile sheath small subunit, which yields MSRNKSSGQKFIARNRAPRVQIEYDVELYGSEKKIELPFVMGVMADLVGKPVEPLPELAERKFLEIDVDNFDERMKALKPRVAFNVKNTLTGEGNLNVELEFESMDDFSPAAVAKKVEPLNELLQARTELSNLLSYMDGKSGAEELIGKVLGDSELLKSLAAAPKATPKDGQ from the coding sequence ATGTCACGAAACAAATCATCTGGTCAAAAGTTTATTGCCCGCAACCGGGCTCCGCGGGTACAGATTGAGTACGATGTAGAACTGTACGGTTCCGAGAAAAAAATCGAACTTCCGTTTGTGATGGGTGTCATGGCCGATCTGGTCGGCAAGCCCGTCGAACCGCTACCCGAATTGGCCGAACGCAAGTTTCTGGAAATTGACGTAGATAATTTCGACGAGCGTATGAAAGCCCTCAAACCGCGCGTGGCATTCAACGTGAAAAACACGCTCACCGGCGAAGGCAATCTGAACGTAGAGCTCGAATTTGAAAGCATGGACGATTTCTCACCCGCCGCAGTAGCCAAAAAAGTAGAACCTCTAAACGAGCTTTTGCAAGCGCGCACGGAGCTTTCCAACCTGCTCTCATACATGGACGGCAAGAGCGGTGCGGAGGAATTAATCGGAAAAGTCTTGGGTGACAGCGAGCTGCTGAAAAGCCTTGCAGCCGCACCGAAAGCAACACCCAAAGACGGGCAGTAA